The Lactuca sativa cultivar Salinas chromosome 2, Lsat_Salinas_v11, whole genome shotgun sequence genome includes a window with the following:
- the LOC111887627 gene encoding serine/threonine-protein kinase/endoribonuclease IRE1b produces the protein MSSVIYSLLEMTSNNDPMYSFPSSNQYPYTNPITPPTYPSNYQYPSGAYYLPPPRTAVPFPAPYDQHHVMGMDPSARAFVGAWYPSCGYCAPIMEIDVHIKKETLKIVPDQEDPEKFLVEFTFDAFVACSITLSVFEELGEDMSPTIEDLLPSITVDFPQGFGQKFRQKSGTGIDLRLYRVNDYTEVYHLQIKAQKSQCISEDGSMVSGSIISQYTLAEFEKEKDECQVRVTSQFLKVNNVEYDIGRCGIYFWNDPGEQYRKIGKLLVSNIKIGMGSSGTIVFKGSYDDREVAVKRIVKEHYDVAMNEIANLNACDWHPNIVRYYGVEKDQDFVYVALEKCVCSLHDLILSHGNLGVQLEPTTDVFKDLKLWKPNGYPSSTLLNLMRDTVRGLAHLHELKIIHRDLKPQNVLIQKYTYICAMVSDMGISRRLAADKSSLTKSTTGSTGWKAPERLRNERQRRSGDLFSLGCLFSFCITGGKHPYGDAIERDINILNGKRYLSSVEKIPEAFDLISRLLDPDAESRPKATEVYNHPLFWDPEKRISFLRDSSDHVELEDTGSNLLKSLKDIKHYKDWNQELDKTLITDIERWRAYNYNSVRCLLRAIRNIYCHYGNLSKASQMLFKNDPTEVDGYFSHRFSKLLMDVYEVLKKNCVEGQIHDKYYKQYQF, from the exons ATGAGTTCTGTTATTTATTCACTGCTGGAGATGACCAGTAACAATGACCCTATGTATTCTTTTCCTTCCTCTAACCAATACCCTTACACTAACCCTATTACTCCTCCAACGTATCCTTCAAATTACCAGTACCCATCTGGAGCATACTACCTACCACCTCCCCGAACTGCAGTACCCTTTCCTGCACCATATGATCAGCACCACGTCATGGGTATGGACCCTTCAGCACGGGCATTCGTTGGTGCTTGGTATCCTTCTTGCGGGTATTGTGCGCCCATAATGGAGATCGATGTTCATATCAAGAAAGAAACCTTGAAGATCGTGCCCGATCAAGAAGATCCTGAAAAATTTCTTGTTGAATTCACTTTTGATGCCTTTGTTGCTTGCAG CATTACCCTCTCTGTCTTTGAAGAATTAGGGGAGGACATGAGTCCAACAATAGAAGACCTGCTTCCATCAATTACAGTGGATTTCCCACAAGGTTTTGGCCAGAAATTCAGACAGAAGTCCGGGACTGGAATTGACCTTAGACTATATCGGGTAAATGATTACACAGAGGTATACCATTTACAAATTAAGGCACAAAAAAGTCAATGCATATCAGAAGATGGAAGTATGGTTAGTGGAAGTATTATTTCCCAATATACTCTAGCAGAGTTTGAGAAGGAGAAGGATGAATGCCAGGTTAGGGTTACAAGCCAGTTCTTAAAGGTGAACAATGTGGAGTATGATATCGGTAGATGTGGTATTTATTTTTGGAATGATCCTGGTGAACAATATCGTAAAATTGGGAAGTTATTGGTTTCTAATATAAAAATTGGGATGGGGAGTAGTGGTACGATTGTATTTAAGGGAAGTTATGATGATAGGGAAGTTGCTGTGAAAAGGATTGTGAAGGAACATTATGATGTTGCAATGAACGAGATTGCAAATCTGAATGCATGTGATTGGCATCCTAATATTGTTAGGTATTATGGTGTGGAGAAGGATCAAGATTTTGTTTATGTTGCTCTTGAGAAGTGTGTATGTAGCTTACATGATTTGATATTGTCACATGGTAATTTGGGTGTGCAATTGGAACCCACAACAGATGTTTTTAAGGATTTGAAATTGTGGAAGCCTAATGGGTATCCTTCATCTACTTTGTTGAATTTAATGAG GGACACGGTTAGAGGACTTGCCCATTTACATGAACTTAAAATCATTCATCGTGACTTAAAGCCTCAAAATGTCTTAATACAAAAATATACTTATATCTGTGCGATGGTCTCAGATATGGGTATTAGCAGACGCCTAGCTGCAGATAAATCTTCATTAACCAAAAGCACAACTG GGAGCACCGGGTGGAAAGCACCCGAACGACTACGGAATGAAAGACAAAGGCGTTCTGGGGATTTATTCAGTCTTGGGTGTCTGTTTTCCTTCTGTATCACTGGTGGTAAACACCCGTATGGTGATGCAATTGAGCGTGATATAAATATTTTGAACGGAAAGAGATATCTATCATCCGTAGAAAAGATTCCGGAAGCCTTTGATCTTATCTCTCGTCTCCTAGATCCTGATGCAGAATCCAG GCCAAAAGCCACAGAAGTATACAACCACCCTCTATTCTGGGACCCTGAAAAACGTATCTCCTTCCTTCGTGACTCAAGTGACCACGTAGAACTAGAAGACACTGGTTCTAATCTCCTAAAATCActcaaagacatcaagcattaCAAGGACTGGAACCAAGAATTAGACAAAACACTCATCACAGACATCGAGCGTTGGAGAGCATACAACTATAACAGTGTGCGTTGTTTATTACGAGCCATAAGAAACATATATTGTCACTATGGTAATCTCTCAAAAGCGTCGCAAATGTTGTTTAAGAATGACCCCACAGAAGTCGATGGATATTTTAGCCACCGGTTTTCAAAACTTCTTATGGATGTGTATGAAGTTTTGAAAAAGAATTGTGTGGAAGGTCAGATTCATGATAAGTATTATAAACAATATCAGTTTTAA